In the Populus trichocarpa isolate Nisqually-1 chromosome 1, P.trichocarpa_v4.1, whole genome shotgun sequence genome, one interval contains:
- the LOC7459169 gene encoding probable glutathione S-transferase has product MAVTLLDTRVSPFGMRVRIALEEKGVKYEYSEQDLRNKGPMLLQMNPVYKKVPVLIHNGKPICESLIAVQYIDEVWNNKPPLLPSDPYQRAQSRLWADFVDNKVYFPGRKTWTKKGQELEAGKNDLIESLKLLEGELGDKAYFEGDKLGYVDIALIPFYSWFHGYETFGNFSIEAECPKLIAWCKRCLQNESVSRSVADPQEVYGFLVELRKKLGLE; this is encoded by the exons ATGGCTGTAACACTGTTGGATACAAGGGTAAGCCCATTTGGCATGAGAGTGAGAATAGCATTAGAAGAGAAGGGTGTGAAGTATGAGTACAGTGAGCAAGATTTGAGGAACAAGGGTCCTATGCTTCTTCAAATGAACCCAGTTTACAAGAAGGTCCCAGTTCTTATTCACAATGGGAAACCAATCTGTGAGTCTCTTATTGCTGTTCAGTATATTGATGAGGTGTGGAATAACAAGCCTCCTTTGCTGCCCTCTGATCCATACCAGAGAGCTCAATCCAGGTTGTGGGCTGATTTTGTTGACAACAAG GTGTATTTTCCTGGGAGGAAGACATGGACAAAGAAAGGACAAGAGCTGGAGGCAGGCAAGAATGATTTAATTGAGTCCCTCAAGTTGTTGGAAGGAGAGCTAGGAGACAAGGCTTATTTTGAAGGTGACAAACTCGGCTATGTGGATATTGCACTTATTCCTTTCTATAGCTGGTTTCATGGCTATGAGACATTTGGTAACTTTAGCATAGAGGCTGAGTGTCCCAAGTTAATTGCTTGGTGTAAGAGGTGCTTGCAGAACGAGAGTGTATCCAGATCTGTTGCAGATCCACAAGAAGTCTATGGTTTTTTGGTGGAGCTGAGAAAGAAGTTAGGGCTTGA